In one window of candidate division WOR-3 bacterium DNA:
- a CDS encoding zinc-dependent alcohol dehydrogenase family protein: MKAWVLEKQEKIEEKPLCQREISIPSPQKNEIRIRIKATGICRTDLHIIEGDLPLHKKPVIPGHQIVGIVEELGEDITSFKIGDKVGVAWLYRACGECEFCRKGIENLCEKAKFTGWDVDGGFTEAIVINENFAFHLGEKHSFAEQVPFMCAGITGYRGYRLAEIKKGEKLGLFGFGPTAFYVLQIANSEDIECFVVTRSKRNQEFAKKLKASWVGSYEDKLPIELDAAILYPPNGELVSYVLSMLKPGGRLILSPIYMSKIEIKDYPNLLWREKSIKSIANITRKDGIEFLKIADELNLNSRIELYGFNEIPKALLKLKRGEVEGTPVVSFE; this comes from the coding sequence ATGAAAGCTTGGGTTCTTGAAAAGCAAGAAAAGATAGAGGAAAAACCATTATGCCAAAGAGAAATTTCTATTCCTTCTCCCCAAAAAAATGAAATAAGAATAAGAATTAAGGCAACAGGAATTTGCAGAACAGATTTACATATAATAGAAGGAGACTTACCTCTTCACAAAAAACCAGTAATTCCAGGACACCAAATTGTTGGAATTGTTGAAGAACTTGGGGAAGACATAACTTCTTTCAAGATAGGAGATAAAGTTGGAGTGGCTTGGCTTTATAGAGCTTGTGGTGAATGCGAATTTTGCAGGAAAGGAATAGAAAATCTATGCGAAAAAGCAAAATTTACGGGTTGGGATGTAGATGGAGGTTTTACAGAAGCAATAGTTATTAATGAAAATTTCGCTTTTCACCTTGGAGAAAAACACTCTTTTGCTGAACAAGTTCCTTTTATGTGCGCAGGGATAACAGGATATAGAGGTTACCGTCTTGCAGAGATAAAAAAAGGAGAGAAATTGGGGCTATTTGGTTTTGGCCCCACAGCTTTTTATGTGCTTCAAATTGCAAACTCAGAAGATATTGAATGTTTCGTAGTAACAAGAAGCAAACGTAATCAGGAGTTTGCTAAAAAATTAAAAGCAAGCTGGGTTGGAAGCTACGAAGATAAACTCCCCATTGAACTTGATGCCGCAATTCTCTATCCACCTAATGGAGAACTTGTTTCCTACGTTTTGTCTATGCTTAAGCCTGGAGGAAGATTAATCTTATCTCCAATTTATATGTCAAAAATAGAAATTAAAGATTATCCCAATCTCCTTTGGCGAGAAAAAAGTATTAAGTCTATTGCAAATATAACTCGTAAAGACGGAATAGAATTTTTAAAGATTGCAGATGAGCTTAACCTAAACTCAAGGATTGAGTTGTATGGTTTCAACGAAATACCAAAAGCTCTTTTAAAACTTAAAAGAGGGGAAGTAGAGGGCACGCCTGTTGTCTCTTTTGAATAA